The following coding sequences lie in one Xiphophorus maculatus strain JP 163 A chromosome 4, X_maculatus-5.0-male, whole genome shotgun sequence genomic window:
- the rrad gene encoding GTP-binding protein RAD, whose translation MTLNKGDKFRNMDKRRGSVPFPMNLPNLHRRSMPVDDRDLRATTPQTGQTDELSNLLRCTSYSPSDEHRGSCASDSSDSVISTGSETDSQVYKVVLLGEHGVGKSSLARVFGGLEDAGHDCDEAGNTYDRSIFVDEEEASILLYDIWEQDNSQWLKEQCMRMGDAYIIVYSVTDKSSFEKASELRIQLRRARQSENIPIILVGNKSDLVRSREVSVDEGSACAVVFDCKFIETSASLHHNVHALFEGIVRQIRLRKDSKEENARRLANCRRRESISKKAKRFLGRMVARKNKKMAFRQKSKSCHDLTVL comes from the exons ATGACTTTGAACAAGGGTGACAAATTCCGTAACATGGATAAGAGGAGAGGAAGCGTTCCGTTCCCGATGAACCTTCCCAACCTGCACAGGAGAAGCATGCCCGTGGACGATCGGGATCTGCGCGCCACGACGCCGCAGACGGGGCAAACCGACGAGCTTTCCAACCTTTTGCGCTGCACATCTTACTCTCCGAGCGACGAGCACCGAGGCAGCTGCGCCTCGGACTCTTCTGACTCGGTGATCTCCACCGGGAGCGAGACAGACTCCCAGGTCTACAAGGTGGTCCTCCTCGGGGAGCACGGGGTTGGCAAGTCCAGCCTGGCGCGCGTCTTTGGAGGGCTTGAGGACGCCGGTCACgactgcgatgaagcag GAAATACTTATGACAGATCTATTTTTGTGGATGAAGAGGAGGCTTCCATTTTGCTCTATGACATCTGGGAGCAG GATAATAGCCAGTGGCTAAAGGAGCAGTGCATGAGGATGGGAGATGCATACATCATCGTGTACTCAGTGACGGACAAGTCTAGCTTTGAGAAGGCATCAGAGCTCCGCATCCAGCTGCGTCGAGCCCGGCAGTCGGAGAACATTCCCATAATCCTTGTTGGCAACAAAAGTGACTTGGTGCGGTCCAGAGAGGTGTCAGTTGATG AGGGAAGCGCCTGTGCCGTGGTGTTTGACTGCAAGTTCATTGAGACGTCTGCATCGCTTCACCACAACGTGCACGCCTTGTTCGAGGGCATCGTCAGACAGATCCGTCTGAGGAAAGACAGCAAAGAGGAAAACGCAAGGCGCCTGGCCAACTGCAGGCGCAGAGAGAGCATCAGCAAAAAGGCCAAACGCTTTCTGGGTCGCATGGTCGcacgcaaaaacaaaaagatggcCTTCAGGCAAAAGTCCAAGTCCTGCCATGACCTTACGGTTCTCTGA